From Humisphaera borealis, the proteins below share one genomic window:
- a CDS encoding Kelch repeat-containing protein — translation MLFCSLHYGVGDVFDPTARLMGVDAPNYLARVNFGPERTRAVPGYAKDSGLSFGPRTAGLSYGWTENEPESGKVRRSLRSQDDRYDSFLVTPASGATWELDAPNGIYTVRIASGDARSTKGSFAFSVEGITAINGSVSKQQRWLETTLTVAVTDGRLTVESLAGAKPGKINFIDVAVSGSQELSSPAVPPAATSGNGRAVEGPVLGSLTLVNAQTDQDIALLSDGATLDLASIGNQLTLRANAVGAIGSVQFVLDGGTPTIDSAAPFAIAGDLAGDYLAWTPTIGAHTLVVTPFSGPGGTDVAGAAYTVIFTVVDSGPVSPPPVSPPPPESPPPVSPPPPPVSPPPVSPPVSPPPVTSGININFQPSTASTVSGYQVDSGGLYGDRNGLTYGWTTSHTDSAIDRDVAADQLVDTYVAVKAGARWELAVPNGQYTVKVSVGDAAAATRQNLWVENVWHYNYVNLAANQFAAVPVNVTVTDGRLSLAIGGAATGATRINYIEVTSATTSPPVSPPPVSPPPVSPPPVSPPPVSPPPVSPPPPPPVSPPVSPPPVTSGININFQPSTASTVSGYQVDSGGLYGDRNGLTYGWTTSHTDSAIDRDVAADQLVDTYVAVKAGARWELAVPNGQYTVKVSVGDAAAATRQNLWVENVWHYNYVNLAANQFAAVPVNVTVTDGRLSLAIGGAATGATRINYIEVTSATTSPPVSPPPVSPPPVSPPPVSPPPVSPPPASPPPVSPPPVSPPSGAVPIKVNFQPATAPTAAGYVIDSGEVYGSRGTLSYGWSTSHTDAVFDRNVNADQVLDTQVAVKAASKWELAVPNGQYTVAVGVGDSSAASRDNVWIEGNWHYQYVTLGANQFLKNPKVVTVNDGRLTLEFGQSPTGETRMTSIEVLAVSPPPSPPSGPPSPPALNAIGLSLINSTTDQSLGALTNNMTIDMRQVGSRLNIEAVPASPVGSLVFYIDGKNVTTQTDTPYSLGEDPGYRKFSDWTPTAGAHELRVVPYTGADGTGTAGEATVIRFTVIDLNGSAQTPTALPVGFNWTTVTNGPVNRAESLGTLVNGKLYVFGGLDGSVVPGTANFVAMKRADVFNPATNTWTRIADVPEALTHTSSVVVGDAIWFVGGYTGNQPVGGGHNRVNIYNTTTNAWSRGPNLPVAQGAGGATVIGNTIYFVAGTNAARTASVGDTYKLNLSQQSQGWKKVASLPTPRNHLAVYAIGGKLYAIGGQTGQQSTNAPLSLVHQYDPLTNVWKQVASLPSARTHTTNAVFAYRGRMVIVGGENGYDNPQRDLLAYDPAYDTWTIIGQLPENRSTAVAGLLPDGRFISSTGNNPGASKTTWIGSPVFA, via the coding sequence GTGCTCTTCTGTTCCCTCCATTACGGGGTGGGCGATGTTTTCGATCCGACCGCCCGCCTCATGGGTGTGGACGCCCCCAACTATCTTGCTCGCGTTAACTTCGGCCCCGAGCGAACCCGTGCCGTCCCCGGCTACGCCAAGGATTCCGGCCTGAGCTTCGGGCCGCGTACGGCAGGTCTGTCGTATGGCTGGACGGAAAACGAGCCGGAATCGGGCAAGGTGCGAAGGTCGTTGCGCTCTCAGGACGACCGCTACGATTCGTTTCTGGTCACCCCCGCTTCCGGCGCGACCTGGGAGCTTGACGCCCCGAACGGCATCTACACGGTTCGCATCGCATCCGGAGACGCCCGCAGCACCAAGGGCAGCTTTGCGTTCTCGGTCGAAGGCATTACGGCGATCAACGGCAGCGTTTCGAAACAGCAGCGCTGGCTCGAGACGACCCTGACCGTTGCCGTGACGGACGGTCGGTTAACCGTCGAATCGCTCGCCGGTGCCAAGCCCGGGAAGATTAACTTCATCGACGTCGCGGTATCGGGTTCACAGGAGTTGAGCAGCCCGGCAGTCCCGCCGGCGGCAACGTCAGGGAACGGCCGGGCCGTCGAAGGTCCTGTGCTGGGAAGCCTGACCCTCGTGAACGCGCAAACGGACCAGGACATCGCCCTCCTGTCGGACGGCGCGACGCTCGACCTGGCGTCCATCGGAAACCAGTTGACGTTGCGGGCCAATGCGGTCGGGGCGATCGGCAGCGTGCAGTTCGTCCTCGACGGCGGCACGCCAACGATCGACAGCGCCGCGCCATTTGCCATTGCCGGGGACCTCGCCGGGGACTACCTGGCATGGACACCGACGATCGGCGCCCACACGCTGGTCGTGACGCCTTTCTCTGGCCCGGGCGGGACGGACGTGGCGGGCGCGGCGTATACGGTGATTTTCACGGTGGTTGACAGCGGACCGGTGTCACCGCCGCCCGTATCTCCGCCGCCACCGGAATCGCCACCGCCGGTCTCCCCGCCACCACCACCAGTCTCTCCCCCGCCGGTGTCGCCACCTGTGTCGCCCCCGCCGGTGACTTCCGGAATCAACATCAACTTCCAGCCTTCGACCGCTTCGACGGTCAGTGGCTACCAGGTGGATTCCGGCGGCTTGTACGGCGATCGCAACGGCCTGACCTATGGCTGGACGACTTCACACACCGACTCGGCGATCGACCGGGATGTCGCTGCCGATCAGCTCGTCGATACCTACGTCGCCGTGAAGGCCGGCGCACGCTGGGAGTTGGCCGTCCCCAACGGCCAGTACACCGTCAAGGTCAGCGTCGGCGATGCCGCCGCCGCAACCCGACAGAATCTCTGGGTCGAGAACGTCTGGCATTACAATTACGTCAACCTCGCGGCCAACCAGTTCGCCGCCGTGCCGGTCAACGTCACGGTCACCGACGGGCGTTTGTCGCTGGCGATCGGCGGAGCGGCGACCGGTGCGACCCGGATCAATTACATTGAAGTAACATCGGCGACGACATCGCCGCCGGTTTCGCCACCCCCCGTTTCGCCACCCCCCGTTTCGCCGCCGCCCGTTTCGCCGCCGCCTGTATCTCCGCCGCCGGTCTCCCCGCCGCCGCCACCACCAGTCTCACCACCGGTATCTCCCCCGCCGGTGACTTCCGGAATCAACATCAACTTCCAGCCTTCGACCGCTTCGACGGTCAGCGGCTACCAGGTGGATTCCGGCGGCTTGTACGGCGATCGCAACGGCCTGACCTATGGCTGGACGACTTCACACACCGACTCGGCGATCGACCGGGATGTCGCTGCCGATCAGCTCGTCGATACCTACGTCGCCGTGAAGGCCGGCGCGCGTTGGGAGCTGGCCGTTCCCAACGGCCAATACACCGTCAAGGTCAGCGTCGGCGATGCCGCCGCCGCAACCCGACAGAACCTCTGGGTCGAGAACGTCTGGCATTACAATTACGTCAACCTCGCGGCCAACCAGTTCGCCGCCGTGCCGGTCAACGTCACGGTCACCGACGGGCGTTTGTCGCTGGCGATCGGCGGAGCGGCGACCGGTGCGACCCGGATCAATTACATTGAAGTAACATCAGCGACGACGTCGCCGCCCGTTTCGCCCCCACCAGTCTCACCGCCGCCGGTTTCACCGCCTCCCGTATCTCCCCCCCCGGTGTCGCCGCCGCCGGCATCCCCGCCGCCCGTGTCGCCGCCACCGGTTTCGCCGCCGTCCGGCGCGGTACCGATCAAGGTGAACTTTCAGCCCGCCACGGCCCCGACGGCCGCGGGCTACGTGATCGATTCCGGTGAGGTTTACGGCAGCCGGGGTACTTTGTCGTATGGCTGGTCAACCAGCCACACGGATGCCGTCTTCGACCGCAATGTGAATGCCGATCAGGTCCTTGATACGCAGGTAGCAGTGAAGGCGGCGTCGAAGTGGGAGTTGGCCGTCCCCAACGGTCAGTACACCGTCGCGGTCGGCGTCGGCGACTCGTCGGCGGCGTCGCGGGACAACGTCTGGATTGAAGGCAACTGGCACTACCAGTATGTCACCCTGGGTGCCAACCAGTTCCTGAAGAATCCCAAGGTCGTCACCGTCAATGACGGCCGCCTGACGCTCGAATTCGGCCAGTCGCCGACGGGTGAAACGCGGATGACGTCCATCGAGGTGCTGGCGGTGTCGCCGCCGCCGTCGCCGCCGTCGGGTCCTCCGTCGCCGCCGGCGTTGAACGCGATCGGATTGTCGCTGATCAACTCGACGACCGACCAGTCGCTGGGCGCGTTGACCAACAACATGACGATCGACATGCGACAGGTGGGTTCGCGCCTCAATATTGAAGCGGTTCCGGCATCGCCGGTGGGGAGCCTGGTTTTCTACATCGACGGGAAGAACGTCACGACGCAGACGGATACGCCCTACTCGCTCGGCGAAGACCCGGGTTACCGCAAGTTTTCCGATTGGACGCCTACGGCCGGCGCTCACGAGTTGCGTGTGGTCCCCTATACCGGAGCCGATGGCACCGGAACCGCCGGCGAAGCGACGGTGATTCGCTTTACGGTCATCGACCTCAACGGCAGCGCTCAGACGCCGACGGCACTTCCGGTCGGCTTTAACTGGACGACCGTCACCAATGGCCCGGTGAACCGCGCCGAATCGCTCGGAACACTGGTCAACGGCAAGCTCTACGTGTTCGGCGGGCTCGACGGGTCGGTCGTACCGGGTACGGCAAACTTCGTCGCGATGAAACGGGCCGACGTCTTTAACCCCGCGACCAACACCTGGACGCGCATCGCCGACGTTCCCGAAGCACTGACCCACACCAGCAGCGTGGTGGTCGGCGATGCCATCTGGTTCGTCGGCGGGTACACCGGCAACCAGCCGGTCGGCGGCGGACACAATCGCGTGAACATCTACAACACGACGACCAACGCCTGGTCACGCGGGCCGAACCTGCCGGTCGCGCAGGGGGCCGGCGGAGCAACCGTGATCGGCAACACGATCTACTTCGTCGCCGGCACCAATGCCGCCCGCACCGCGAGCGTGGGCGATACCTACAAGCTCAACCTCTCTCAACAAAGCCAGGGCTGGAAGAAGGTCGCGTCGCTGCCGACGCCGCGCAACCATCTGGCCGTCTACGCGATTGGCGGCAAGTTGTACGCGATTGGCGGGCAGACCGGACAACAGTCGACCAACGCGCCGCTGTCGCTGGTTCACCAATACGACCCGCTGACCAATGTCTGGAAGCAGGTGGCGAGCCTCCCCTCGGCGCGAACGCACACCACCAACGCGGTGTTCGCCTATCGCGGACGCATGGTCATCGTCGGCGGCGAGAACGGCTACGACAATCCGCAGCGCGATCTGCTGGCGTACGATCCGGCTTACGATACATGGACGATCATCGGGCAGCTTCCGGAGAACCGCAGCACTGCGGTCGCCGGCCTTCTGCCAGACGGTCGCTTCATCTCCTCGACCGGCAACAACCCCGGGGCCAGCAAAACCACCTGGATCGGCTCGCCGGTGTTCGCCTGA
- a CDS encoding isocitrate/isopropylmalate dehydrogenase family protein, with translation MAKHTIVLIPGDGIGPEVTFAAKRVLEAAGLSADWVELPAGASALEQGFENVLPERTLAAIRAHKIALKGPVTTPVGKGFQSVNVQLRKKLNLYAAVRPVQNMPGIKTRFENVDIVVVRENTEGLYSGIENEIIPGVVTSLKVATEVACTRIARYAFEYAVRRNRKKVTVFHKANIMKLTDGMFIKASRKVAEEEFPQIGYDEVIIDAGCMKLVQDPSKFDILLMENLYGDLMSDLCAGLVGGLGVVPGSNIGEDTAVFEAVHGSAPDIAGKGVANPLAVIMSGVMMLRHMGEMATADKVRTAYREVLAEGTTLTRDLGGTAGTDQFADAIIKKLG, from the coding sequence ATGGCTAAGCACACCATCGTTTTGATTCCCGGCGACGGCATCGGTCCTGAAGTCACATTCGCGGCGAAGCGCGTCCTTGAGGCCGCCGGTCTGTCGGCGGATTGGGTCGAACTGCCCGCCGGCGCATCAGCCCTGGAACAGGGCTTCGAGAATGTTCTCCCCGAACGCACACTCGCTGCGATTCGCGCACACAAGATCGCGCTGAAGGGGCCGGTCACCACGCCCGTCGGCAAAGGCTTTCAGTCGGTGAACGTGCAGTTGCGCAAGAAGCTCAACCTGTACGCCGCCGTCCGGCCGGTGCAGAACATGCCGGGCATCAAGACGCGGTTCGAAAACGTTGACATCGTCGTCGTCCGCGAGAACACCGAAGGCCTCTACAGCGGCATCGAGAACGAGATCATCCCCGGCGTCGTCACGTCGCTGAAGGTGGCGACGGAAGTCGCCTGCACGCGAATCGCCCGCTACGCGTTCGAATACGCCGTCCGACGCAACCGCAAGAAAGTCACGGTGTTCCACAAGGCGAACATCATGAAGCTCACCGACGGCATGTTCATCAAGGCCTCGCGAAAGGTCGCCGAGGAAGAGTTCCCGCAGATCGGCTACGACGAGGTCATCATCGACGCCGGCTGCATGAAGCTTGTGCAGGACCCCAGCAAGTTCGACATCCTGCTGATGGAGAACCTCTACGGCGACCTCATGAGCGACCTGTGCGCCGGTCTGGTCGGCGGGCTCGGTGTCGTCCCCGGCAGCAACATCGGCGAAGACACCGCGGTCTTCGAAGCCGTCCACGGTTCCGCCCCCGACATCGCCGGCAAAGGCGTCGCCAATCCGCTCGCGGTCATCATGTCGGGCGTCATGATGCTGCGGCACATGGGCGAAATGGCAACCGCCGACAAGGTACGAACGGCGTACCGAGAAGTACTCGCCGAAGGCACCACCCTGACGCGCGACCTCGGCGGAACGGCCGGAACCGATCAGTTCGCCGACGCGATCATCAAGAAGCTGGGATAG
- the acnA gene encoding aconitate hydratase AcnA yields the protein MSTYQNLFGAESTLTTSSGAIKYFRLNRLTELGLGSLDKLPFSIKVLLESALRNCDNYEVSENDVKGLVKWNAAAPNPVELPFKVARVILQDFTGVPCVVDLAAMRAAMKRAGGDPQKINPLVPVDLVIDHSVQVDNFGSAFALNNNIEIEFERNRERYEFLKWGQRAFKNFGVVPPATGIVHQVNLEYLAKVVWTKDGYAFPDSLVGTDSHTTMINGLGVVGWGVGGIEAEACMLGQPIFMVTPQVVGMKLHGRLPEGATATDLVLTITQILRKHGVVEKFVEFFGEGLSTMSVADRATIANMAPEYGATMGFFPVDELTLTYMRLTGRTNDQIDLVERYCKEQGLWRQKDVEPNFTQTLELDLGTVTPSLAGPKRPQDRVDLPVVSKGFREAFAKELAPKEGAAAPAGGTLKHGDVTIAAITSCTNTSNPSVMIAAGLVAKNAVEKGLKSKPYVKTSLSPGSRVVTDYFEAAGLQKYLDELGFQTTGYGCMTCIGNSGPLPDAVAAEVEAKDLVVAGVLSGNRNFEGRINQHVKANYLASPPLVVAYALAGSVDLDLTKDPLGVGKDGAPVYLKDIWPSQQQVAETIAAAVQPSQFMTEYENVGEKNPKWNEIPVKGGELFAWDEKSTYIQEPPFFTDLSPTPKPIAPITGARVLVMVADSVTTDHISPAGNIKKDSPAGRFLMDNGVTAADFNSYGARRGNDRVMTRGTFANIRLRNQLAPGTEGGLTTYLPTGAVESIYDASIKYQASGTPLIVLSGKDYGMGSSRDWAAKGTMLLGVKAVIAESFERIHRSNLVGMGVLPLQYQKGETRTSLGLTGHETFSIAVDNNVRPGDILTVTAKRESGETLEFKTVCRIDTPVEVDYYRNGGILQTVLLRILKNG from the coding sequence ATGTCCACCTACCAGAACCTCTTCGGCGCGGAATCGACCCTCACCACCTCGTCCGGTGCGATCAAGTACTTTCGTCTGAATCGCCTGACGGAGTTGGGCCTCGGCAGCCTCGACAAGCTGCCCTTTTCGATCAAGGTGCTGCTCGAAAGTGCCCTTCGTAACTGCGACAACTACGAGGTGTCGGAGAACGACGTCAAGGGCCTGGTGAAGTGGAACGCCGCCGCCCCGAACCCTGTCGAGCTACCGTTCAAGGTCGCGCGGGTGATTCTTCAGGACTTCACCGGCGTGCCCTGCGTGGTCGACCTTGCCGCGATGCGGGCCGCGATGAAGCGGGCCGGCGGCGACCCTCAGAAGATTAATCCGCTGGTGCCGGTGGACCTGGTCATCGACCACTCGGTGCAGGTGGACAACTTCGGGTCGGCGTTCGCGCTGAACAACAATATCGAAATCGAGTTCGAGCGCAACCGCGAACGCTACGAGTTCCTCAAGTGGGGCCAGCGGGCGTTCAAGAACTTCGGCGTCGTCCCGCCTGCCACCGGCATCGTGCACCAGGTGAACCTGGAGTACCTCGCCAAGGTCGTCTGGACCAAGGACGGCTACGCCTTCCCCGATTCGCTCGTCGGCACCGACAGCCATACGACGATGATCAACGGCCTGGGCGTCGTCGGCTGGGGTGTGGGCGGGATTGAAGCCGAGGCGTGCATGCTCGGCCAGCCGATTTTCATGGTCACGCCGCAAGTCGTCGGCATGAAGCTGCACGGCCGCCTGCCCGAAGGCGCGACCGCGACCGACCTGGTGCTGACGATCACGCAGATCCTGCGGAAGCACGGCGTGGTCGAGAAGTTTGTCGAGTTCTTCGGCGAAGGCCTCTCCACCATGTCCGTTGCCGACCGGGCAACGATTGCCAACATGGCCCCCGAATACGGCGCCACGATGGGTTTCTTCCCCGTGGACGAACTGACGCTGACCTATATGCGGCTCACCGGCCGCACCAATGACCAGATCGACCTTGTCGAACGGTACTGCAAGGAACAGGGCCTTTGGCGGCAGAAGGATGTCGAGCCGAACTTCACGCAGACGCTGGAACTTGATCTGGGAACGGTCACGCCCAGCCTTGCCGGCCCGAAGCGGCCGCAGGACCGCGTCGATCTGCCCGTCGTCTCCAAGGGCTTCCGCGAAGCGTTCGCGAAGGAACTGGCTCCGAAGGAAGGCGCGGCCGCACCGGCCGGCGGCACGCTGAAGCACGGCGACGTCACGATCGCCGCGATCACGAGCTGTACGAACACGAGCAACCCGTCGGTGATGATCGCCGCGGGCCTGGTCGCGAAGAACGCGGTCGAGAAGGGCCTCAAGAGCAAGCCGTACGTCAAGACGAGCCTGTCGCCGGGCAGCCGCGTGGTGACCGACTACTTCGAAGCCGCCGGGTTGCAGAAGTATCTCGATGAACTCGGATTCCAGACGACCGGTTACGGCTGCATGACCTGCATCGGCAACAGCGGCCCGCTGCCGGACGCCGTCGCGGCGGAAGTCGAAGCGAAGGACCTTGTCGTTGCCGGCGTGTTGTCGGGCAACCGCAACTTCGAAGGCCGCATCAACCAGCATGTGAAGGCGAACTACCTCGCCAGCCCGCCGCTGGTGGTGGCGTACGCCCTTGCCGGGTCGGTCGATCTCGACCTGACGAAAGACCCGCTCGGCGTCGGCAAAGACGGCGCACCGGTTTACTTGAAGGACATCTGGCCGAGCCAGCAGCAGGTCGCCGAGACGATCGCGGCGGCGGTGCAGCCGAGCCAGTTCATGACCGAGTACGAGAACGTCGGCGAGAAGAACCCCAAGTGGAATGAGATCCCCGTCAAGGGTGGCGAGCTGTTCGCGTGGGACGAGAAGAGCACGTACATCCAGGAGCCGCCGTTCTTCACCGACCTGTCGCCGACGCCCAAGCCGATCGCGCCGATCACGGGTGCGCGCGTGCTGGTGATGGTCGCCGACAGCGTGACGACGGACCACATTTCGCCGGCGGGTAACATCAAGAAGGACAGCCCGGCCGGGCGGTTCCTGATGGACAACGGCGTGACGGCGGCCGACTTCAACAGCTACGGCGCCCGCCGCGGCAACGACCGCGTCATGACCCGCGGCACGTTCGCGAACATTCGGTTGCGAAACCAGCTCGCCCCCGGCACCGAAGGCGGCCTGACGACGTACCTGCCGACGGGAGCGGTCGAGAGCATCTACGACGCCAGCATCAAGTACCAGGCCAGCGGCACGCCGCTGATCGTGCTGTCGGGCAAGGATTACGGCATGGGTTCCAGCCGCGACTGGGCGGCGAAGGGAACGATGCTGCTAGGCGTGAAGGCGGTCATCGCCGAGAGCTTCGAGCGCATCCACCGCAGCAACCTGGTCGGCATGGGCGTGTTGCCGCTGCAGTACCAGAAGGGCGAGACTCGCACGAGCCTGGGCTTGACCGGGCACGAGACGTTCTCGATCGCGGTCGATAACAACGTCCGGCCCGGCGACATCCTGACGGTGACGGCAAAGCGCGAGAGCGGCGAGACGCTGGAGTTCAAGACCGTCTGCCGAATCGATACGCCGGTGGAGGTGGACTACTACCGTAACGGCGGCATTCTGCAGACAGTGCTGCTGCGGATTCTGAAGAACGGGTGA
- the xerD gene encoding site-specific tyrosine recombinase XerD, with protein MAKPQTSRSSPSRSPDEPPPTWSGEAPPRTTRKKPKQPVTTTRSTQPTLRLFLMHLAAERGLAENTLHAYRRDLEDTDDFLTARGLNFLSASADDYRAYLQDQSRHGQSTRTVARRLAALRVFLRFLIAEGHDRDGILQQLERPKPESSLPKVLSRAMVNQLIASPDPKSTLFWRDVAILELLYASGLRATELCELKLRDLNLQVNCVRVIGKGNKERIVPLGKAAHDALTSYLMECRPKLQKSPREEAFLSRTGKPLDRIALWMLVERYGRKSGLLKRISPHTLRHCFATHLISGGADLRVVQELLGHSDIATTQIYTHVDQDRLKSVHKKYHPRG; from the coding sequence ATGGCAAAACCCCAGACGTCACGATCGTCCCCCTCACGCTCGCCGGACGAGCCGCCTCCGACCTGGTCCGGCGAAGCGCCGCCCCGCACCACGCGTAAGAAGCCGAAACAGCCGGTCACCACCACGCGGAGCACGCAGCCCACCCTGCGGCTCTTCCTTATGCACCTGGCCGCTGAGCGCGGCCTAGCGGAGAACACGCTCCATGCCTATCGCCGCGACCTGGAAGACACCGACGACTTTCTCACCGCCCGCGGCCTGAACTTTCTCTCAGCATCGGCCGACGACTACCGCGCCTATTTGCAGGACCAGAGCCGGCACGGCCAGTCCACCCGCACCGTCGCCCGGCGGTTGGCGGCGCTGCGCGTCTTCCTGCGGTTCCTGATCGCAGAGGGGCACGACCGCGACGGCATCCTGCAACAACTGGAACGGCCCAAGCCCGAAAGCTCGCTCCCCAAGGTGCTGAGCCGGGCGATGGTGAATCAGCTCATCGCGTCGCCTGATCCGAAGTCCACGCTATTCTGGCGCGACGTCGCGATCCTCGAACTTCTGTACGCGAGCGGCCTGCGGGCGACGGAACTGTGCGAGCTGAAGCTGCGCGACCTGAACCTTCAGGTGAACTGCGTGAGGGTCATCGGCAAGGGGAACAAGGAGCGGATCGTCCCGCTGGGCAAAGCCGCCCACGACGCGCTGACAAGCTACCTGATGGAATGCCGCCCGAAGCTGCAGAAGTCGCCGCGCGAGGAGGCGTTCCTCAGCCGCACCGGTAAGCCACTGGATCGCATCGCGCTCTGGATGCTCGTCGAACGGTACGGCCGAAAGAGCGGACTGCTGAAGCGCATCTCACCCCATACCCTGCGGCACTGCTTCGCGACCCATCTCATCAGCGGCGGAGCAGACCTGCGCGTCGTCCAGGAGCTACTGGGCCACAGCGATATCGCCACAACGCAGATCTACACGCACGTGGACCAGGACCGACTGAAGTCAGTTCACAAGAAGTATCATCCGAGGGGGTGA
- a CDS encoding alpha/beta hydrolase family protein: MSAMIRSIVLFLLIAPIGLLADTPAQPAEQRIVVTEPEIVLTGATPEQVKHLNTYLPAERRFEASLRQGADDDHWRFFRTSFASPVQTPWAQNNTVPGELYLPKNMTGKVPGAIVLDIMDGSALVPRGIARGLAEQGVAAIYIPMACYGVRRPADGAHFKYFAEHPEKTPDNLRQTVMDIRRAKALLASLPEVDAGRISITGVSLGGIMTSLAAGVDGTFWRVVPILAGGDIAAICFHDARETRRIRQACEAKGIDQARLAEILRPVDPLTFASRIDPRGCLMINAVRDEVIPPATTAALRKAIGMPQMLTIPVGHYGAVFFLPNIRQRTIDFILGKKVEKIDFTPEKP, encoded by the coding sequence ATGTCTGCGATGATTCGATCGATCGTCCTGTTCCTTCTCATCGCACCGATCGGGCTCCTGGCCGATACGCCGGCTCAGCCGGCCGAGCAGCGGATTGTCGTCACCGAGCCGGAGATTGTGCTGACCGGGGCCACGCCGGAACAAGTCAAACATCTCAATACCTATCTTCCGGCCGAACGACGCTTCGAAGCGAGCCTCCGGCAAGGCGCTGACGACGACCACTGGCGGTTCTTCCGCACATCGTTCGCGTCGCCGGTCCAAACGCCCTGGGCGCAGAACAACACCGTTCCCGGCGAGCTTTACCTGCCCAAGAACATGACCGGCAAAGTTCCCGGTGCGATCGTGCTCGACATCATGGACGGCTCGGCGCTGGTGCCGCGCGGCATCGCCAGGGGATTGGCCGAGCAAGGCGTCGCCGCGATCTACATTCCCATGGCGTGCTACGGCGTTCGGCGGCCCGCCGACGGGGCACACTTCAAGTACTTCGCCGAGCACCCCGAGAAGACGCCCGATAACCTTCGACAAACCGTCATGGACATCCGCCGGGCCAAGGCGCTGCTGGCTTCGCTTCCCGAGGTGGATGCCGGACGAATCTCCATTACCGGGGTCAGCCTCGGCGGCATCATGACGTCGCTCGCGGCCGGTGTGGATGGCACCTTCTGGCGCGTAGTGCCGATTCTTGCCGGCGGGGATATCGCGGCGATCTGCTTCCACGACGCACGTGAAACCCGGCGCATCCGCCAGGCGTGCGAAGCCAAGGGGATCGACCAGGCCCGGCTTGCCGAGATTCTTCGCCCCGTCGATCCGTTGACCTTCGCCAGCCGAATCGACCCCCGCGGTTGCCTCATGATCAACGCGGTGCGCGACGAAGTGATCCCCCCGGCCACCACCGCCGCGTTGCGCAAAGCCATTGGCATGCCGCAGATGCTGACGATCCCCGTCGGGCATTACGGGGCCGTGTTCTTCCTGCCCAACATCCGGCAGCGGACGATTGACTTCATCCTGGGCAAGAAGGTGGAAAAGATCGATTTCACCCCAGAGAAGCCGTAA
- a CDS encoding UvrB/UvrC motif-containing protein, which produces MTEAAGIFEQVVSFDPTVDFDAFLKQVPAKGAVYLLADEADLPVQLLCVKNLRVSLKRRLGPPEPGALPSKRIDYRDLVRRIHFRRIDSDFEADWTYYEAARRLFPKTYQGMVGFRPAWFVHIDPAATFPRYTKTVDISGRTGVHLGPLEDKHAAARLMELVEDAFDLCRYYHILVEAPHGKACAYKEMGKCPAPCDGSVSMESYRKVVDWSLRTLIDPRPLIRDQESRMKAAAAELRFESAAKIKQHIEQLSQLGKGPFRHLRPLPDFRYLCLQHGPKTGSAKVFVVTPGSIDHIASLIDAPVTAPSLLRLVFEQAERPTPSPPSLEDTERIGVVSHHLFTAKSHHGVFLPLADVEDKTLARAYRDLMKQKRPEEFDGEGIVKELQGIE; this is translated from the coding sequence ATGACCGAAGCCGCCGGCATTTTCGAGCAGGTTGTGTCGTTCGACCCGACGGTCGATTTCGACGCATTCCTGAAGCAGGTGCCGGCAAAGGGTGCGGTCTACCTCCTGGCCGACGAAGCCGACCTGCCGGTCCAGCTTCTGTGCGTGAAGAATCTGCGCGTCAGCCTCAAGCGCCGGCTCGGCCCGCCCGAGCCCGGCGCACTGCCCAGCAAGCGCATCGACTACCGCGACCTGGTGCGGCGGATTCACTTTCGCAGGATCGACAGCGACTTCGAAGCCGACTGGACCTATTACGAAGCCGCCCGGCGGCTCTTTCCCAAAACCTATCAGGGCATGGTCGGCTTCCGCCCGGCGTGGTTCGTTCATATCGACCCGGCGGCGACCTTTCCGCGCTACACCAAGACCGTCGACATCAGCGGAAGGACGGGCGTCCACCTCGGCCCGCTCGAAGACAAACACGCCGCCGCCCGGCTGATGGAACTGGTCGAAGACGCGTTCGACCTGTGCCGCTACTACCACATCCTGGTCGAAGCCCCGCACGGCAAGGCGTGCGCTTACAAGGAGATGGGCAAGTGTCCCGCGCCGTGCGACGGCAGTGTCAGCATGGAGTCCTACCGGAAGGTGGTCGACTGGAGCCTGCGGACGCTGATCGACCCGCGGCCGCTGATCCGCGACCAGGAATCGCGCATGAAAGCCGCCGCGGCGGAACTTCGGTTCGAGTCCGCGGCGAAGATCAAGCAGCACATCGAGCAGTTATCGCAGCTCGGCAAAGGGCCGTTCCGACACCTGCGCCCACTGCCTGATTTTCGGTACCTCTGCCTGCAGCACGGCCCCAAAACCGGCTCGGCGAAGGTCTTCGTAGTGACACCCGGTTCGATCGATCATATCGCCAGCCTGATCGACGCGCCGGTGACGGCGCCGAGCCTTCTGCGACTCGTCTTCGAGCAGGCCGAACGCCCCACCCCGTCGCCGCCTTCCCTGGAAGACACCGAGCGCATCGGCGTCGTGAGCCATCATCTGTTCACTGCCAAATCACACCACGGCGTCTTCCTGCCCCTGGCCGATGTCGAGGACAAGACACTGGCCCGGGCATACCGCGACCTGATGAAGCAGAAGCGGCCGGAGGAGTTCGACGGGGAAGGGATCGTCAAGGAATTGCAGGGAATCGAGTGA